The following is a genomic window from Paenibacillus sp. FSL R5-0766.
ACTTCCCTTGCATTATCCGACTCCTGTCCTAACGAGTTACAAGCCTCGGTATATAACAAATAGGACTCTACATCCCCCGTCATCGCAAAAACCTTCCACGAAAAATCTCGCATCGGAATTTCATCCTCTCTTCGGAAATGACGTCTGCATCTACCAAATAGGATGGAGTCTTGCAAGGTAAACTATGTGTTGCAATTACTGGATACAATTCCGACGATTAGTCGCGGCCAAAGCCAAGGTCACGCAGAACTCTATCCTGATTTCTCCAGTCTTTTTTCACTTTAACCCACAGGTCCATGAAAATTTTGGAGCCAAGCAAATTCTGAATGTCGTGTCGAGCTCGTTTACCCACTTCTTTCAGAAGGGCACCTTGCTTGCCGATAATGATCCCTTTTTGGGAATCACGTTCCACAAAAATGACTGCTGAGATATAAACGACACCATTATCTTGCACTTTCATATCTTCGATAGTTACAGCAATGGAGTGAGGCACTTCTTCACGAGTCATTTGCAGAATTTTCTCACGAATCAACTCGGCACATACAAACTGCTCCGGATGGTCAGTAACCTGGTCATCAGGATAGTACTGTGGACCTTCAGGCAAATACTTGCCGAGCTGTTCCAGCAACGTGCTGACATTGCTGCCAAGCATGGCAGAGACAGGAACGATTTCAGCGAAATCGTGAAGCTTGCGATACGTCTCAATGAGTGGCAACAGCGCTTCCGGCTCAATTTTGTCAATTTTATTCATGACAAGAATGACAGGCGTACGAATATTTTTCAACTGTTCTGCAATATAACGGTCACCGCCACCCATGCCTTCCGAAGCATCAATCAGGAACAACGCTGCTTCTACTTCTCCAAGTGTGTTCAGAGCAGTCTGGTTCATGTAATCGCCAAGTTTGGATTGACGTTTGTGAATACCCGGTGTGTCCAGGAAAACGATTTGCTGATGTTCGGATGTATACACCCCATGAATTTTATTACGTGTGGTTTGTGGCTTGTCCGACATGATCGCAATTTTCTGTCCGATCACCTGGTTCATCAGTGTGGATTTACCTACATTTGGACGTCCAATAATGGCCACAAAACCGGATTTAAATGCTTGTTTTTTCATATGTTCCTCCTCAGGCGCCTAGGCCTGGAATATTGGTTTATTTTTTGGCAGAATTCAGATCAGAAGGCCCAAAAGCCCAAGGTAACAGTTCAGCAACGGTGGTCTCTTGCAGATCACCTTTCATGTTCCCCAAGATAACTTTCATATCCGGTTCACACAGTTCGTACATCACCTGACGACATACACCACATGGAGCAATCGGACCATCCGTGTCGCCCACAATGGCAATCGCTTTGAAGCTGCGAGGCTTCTGCCCACCTGCAATGGCACTGAACATCGCTGTACGCTCAGCACAGTTACCTGGTGTATACGCAGCATTCTCAATATTACAACCATGATGCACATGACCTTCACTGTCAAGCAAAGCCGCGCCTACACCAAAATGGGAGTACGGCGTATACGCCTTCGTACGTGCCTTAATTGCTTCTTGCATTAACAAACCGTTGTCCATTAATATTCTCTCCCTTAGGGTGCAATATAAAGTTAGTACCTACGAATTAAGTTCAACCAAAGCCAAATTCACACTAGTCACTCCGAGTCCAGAATAACCCTTCGATCGCTGTTATCCCCAGATTTTTTGATTCACTTTTTCAATGTGAAAATCCGGGGATAAAGGCGAACGCTTTGCTTCTACAGGTTTATTTCTGTCCTCTTCGTATCGTGTGATGTCTACAAGTTCAACTTAAAAAAGGTCTAACTTCACAAATTTGTGTAGTATTAAAATCAAATCAAAACAAGGTTAAAACAAAATCAGTACAAACCCAGCCAATTCATCACGGGCTTAATGAAAACGATACAACCGATGATGACGGCGAATACCGCAGCCAGCAGAACTGCCCCGGCCGCGGTATCCTTTGCCGCTTTTGCCAGCGGATGGATATGGGGGTGTGCCAAGTCAACCGCTGCCTCTACAGCCGTGTTCATCAATTCAGTCACCAGGACCAAAAAGACAGCGGTCAGCACAAACATCCAATCCGTTCTTGAGATTCTGAAAAAAAAGCCGGCTACACACATCAAAATAGCCACTCCCGTGTGAACTCTCACATTACGCTGAGTCCGCAACCCATATGCGATTCCTTCCGCAGCATTGCGGAATACCAGACCCCAGGAGCGCCTTTTCATTATCGTGTCAACCCGGCCTGGGCCAATACCGCTTCTTGTTTGCCCATCATTTCAGCCTCACTTGCTTCATCCTGATGGTCGTATCCGAGCAGGTGCAAGAAACCATGGACAAACAGAAAACCAAGTTCACGTTCAAATGAGTGTCCATACTCTTCACTTTGCAGGATGGTCCGTGGTACGGAAATGATGATGTCTCCAAGAACATCCGGCATTTCTTCCATTTCTTCATCTTCGTCCAGCTCATAGATAATATCGAGCTCTTCATCCACCGTTTCGTTCATCGCAAAAGACAGTACATCCGTAGGACGATCAATGCCGCGATAATCACGGTTCAACTCATGGATCTGCTCATCGTTCACAAAAGTCAGAGCCACTTCTCCGTCTGCAACACCTTCCGCTTCTCCGGCGAGATTCAGCAACTGTTCCAGCATTGCAATCATTGGTTCTGTAATTTCTTTATCCTGTTGTTCATTATTCCATGCCAGATTAAGACTCATTCCTTCATAACTCCTGTCTACTCATATTAGAGGTTGTTCAAAAAGCCCGCTTTTGATTACGAGAGATGCCTAGGGGCATCATCAGCATCGAATATGGAATTCAGCCGAAATGTCCGTTGCTCACGTAGTTTTCCCTACACTCCGCTACTCCATTTCTAGCTTCATCCCATCTTCTCGGTACTGAAAACCGACCTTTTTGAACACGAACTATCATTAAATTAGCCCGCTTCGGGTGAGGTCGGCTTTGGTTTCTTAATCTCCTCCGGATATTCTATCCTGGAGTGGAAGATACCCATCACCGTTTCCTTCAATGTTCTGGCGACGATATCCAGTTCACGCATCGTAAGGTCACAATCATTGAATTGATGATCGTCCAATCGTCCTTTAATAATCTTCTCAATCATGGACTCCACTTGCTCCACTGTCGGTTTGCGCAAAGATCTCACAGCAGCCTCCACACTATCGGCAATGCCAACAATAGCCGATTCCTTGGACTGAGCCTTCGGCCCAGGGTAACGGAAATCTTCTTCCGTGAAATCAGGCTCAACACCCGCTTCTTCAGCCTGGCGCAGTGCT
Proteins encoded in this region:
- a CDS encoding diacylglycerol kinase family protein; its protein translation is MKRRSWGLVFRNAAEGIAYGLRTQRNVRVHTGVAILMCVAGFFFRISRTDWMFVLTAVFLVLVTELMNTAVEAAVDLAHPHIHPLAKAAKDTAAGAVLLAAVFAVIIGCIVFIKPVMNWLGLY
- the era gene encoding GTPase Era, with product MKKQAFKSGFVAIIGRPNVGKSTLMNQVIGQKIAIMSDKPQTTRNKIHGVYTSEHQQIVFLDTPGIHKRQSKLGDYMNQTALNTLGEVEAALFLIDASEGMGGGDRYIAEQLKNIRTPVILVMNKIDKIEPEALLPLIETYRKLHDFAEIVPVSAMLGSNVSTLLEQLGKYLPEGPQYYPDDQVTDHPEQFVCAELIREKILQMTREEVPHSIAVTIEDMKVQDNGVVYISAVIFVERDSQKGIIIGKQGALLKEVGKRARHDIQNLLGSKIFMDLWVKVKKDWRNQDRVLRDLGFGRD
- the ybeY gene encoding rRNA maturation RNase YbeY — encoded protein: MSLNLAWNNEQQDKEITEPMIAMLEQLLNLAGEAEGVADGEVALTFVNDEQIHELNRDYRGIDRPTDVLSFAMNETVDEELDIIYELDEDEEMEEMPDVLGDIIISVPRTILQSEEYGHSFERELGFLFVHGFLHLLGYDHQDEASEAEMMGKQEAVLAQAGLTR
- a CDS encoding YqzL family protein yields the protein MRDFSWKVFAMTGDVESYLLYTEACNSLGQESDNAREVIEDEEAEG
- a CDS encoding cytidine deaminase, with product MDNGLLMQEAIKARTKAYTPYSHFGVGAALLDSEGHVHHGCNIENAAYTPGNCAERTAMFSAIAGGQKPRSFKAIAIVGDTDGPIAPCGVCRQVMYELCEPDMKVILGNMKGDLQETTVAELLPWAFGPSDLNSAKK